In the genome of Solibacillus silvestris, one region contains:
- a CDS encoding large-conductance mechanosensitive channel MscL: MWKDFKEFAMKGNVIDLAVAVVIGAAFGKIVTSLVENIIMPLVGMLTGGIDLTNEWKFGSGEAQIALGVFVQSIIDFIIIAFAIFMALRLLTKLNRKKEAEVVEESTPELDTKEELLKEIRDLLKNEQAK; this comes from the coding sequence ATGTGGAAAGATTTTAAAGAATTTGCGATGAAGGGCAATGTTATCGATTTAGCTGTTGCAGTTGTTATTGGTGCAGCATTCGGTAAAATTGTTACATCATTAGTTGAAAATATTATTATGCCGCTTGTCGGGATGCTTACAGGCGGAATCGATCTGACAAACGAATGGAAGTTTGGATCAGGTGAAGCACAAATAGCGTTAGGTGTGTTCGTTCAATCGATTATCGATTTCATTATTATTGCATTTGCTATTTTCATGGCATTACGATTACTGACTAAATTAAACCGTAAAAAAGAAGCGGAAGTTGTGGAAGAATCGACACCGGAACTCGATACAAAAGAAGAACTGTTAAAAGAAATCCGTGACTTATTAAAAAATGAACAAGCCAAATAA
- a CDS encoding cystathionine gamma-synthase (catalyzes the formation of cystathionine from L-cysteine and O-succinyl-L-homoserine), producing MSQRSIETKLVQLGNLSDAKTGAINPPIYMSTAYQHTGIGESTGYDYTRTKNPTRTILEQGIADLENGDAGFACSSGMAAVQLVMSLFKPNDELIVPEDLYGGTYRLFKTFAENYNIKPVYNPFTNIEEVESLINENTKALFIETPTNPLMQEIDLVAYAALAEKHNLLLIVDNTFYTPYFQRPLELGAHIVLHSATKYIGGHNDVLAGLVVAKGAELCEKLAFFHNGIGMVLSPMDSWLLIRGLKTLHLRLKQHDANAKKVAEYLANEPLVTDVLYTGKGGMLSFRVKDRSMVNPFLKGIKLITFAESLGGVESFITYPATQTHADMPYEERVARGVCDRLLRFSVGIEEAEDLIADLQQVFDSLRGEFA from the coding sequence ATGTCACAACGTTCAATTGAAACAAAATTAGTACAGCTCGGAAATTTAAGTGATGCCAAAACAGGTGCGATCAATCCACCGATCTATATGTCGACAGCCTATCAGCATACGGGTATTGGTGAATCGACAGGCTATGATTATACACGAACTAAAAATCCTACTCGTACAATCCTTGAACAAGGAATTGCAGATCTGGAAAACGGCGATGCGGGATTTGCATGCAGCTCAGGAATGGCTGCAGTACAGCTTGTCATGTCATTATTTAAACCGAACGATGAATTAATTGTTCCGGAAGATTTATATGGCGGAACATATCGTCTATTTAAAACATTTGCGGAAAACTACAATATTAAACCGGTATATAACCCATTTACTAACATTGAAGAGGTTGAAAGTTTAATCAATGAAAATACGAAAGCATTGTTTATCGAAACTCCGACAAACCCGTTAATGCAGGAAATCGATCTTGTGGCATATGCGGCACTAGCAGAAAAACATAACTTATTGCTAATTGTCGACAATACATTTTACACTCCGTATTTTCAGCGTCCCCTTGAATTAGGTGCACATATTGTTTTACATAGTGCAACGAAATATATTGGTGGACATAATGATGTATTGGCGGGTCTAGTCGTAGCAAAAGGTGCTGAATTATGCGAAAAGTTAGCATTCTTCCATAACGGGATTGGTATGGTGCTTTCACCGATGGATTCATGGCTGCTGATTCGCGGACTGAAAACTTTGCATTTACGTTTAAAACAGCATGATGCGAATGCAAAAAAAGTTGCGGAATACTTGGCGAATGAACCTCTCGTGACAGATGTACTGTATACAGGAAAAGGCGGTATGCTGTCATTCCGCGTCAAAGATCGATCAATGGTCAACCCGTTTTTAAAAGGAATCAAGTTGATAACATTTGCTGAAAGTCTTGGAGGCGTGGAGAGTTTTATTACTTACCCTGCTACTCAAACGCATGCCGATATGCCGTATGAGGAACGTGTTGCACGAGGTGTATGTGACCGATTACTACGTTTCTCAGTAGGTATTGAAGAAGCAGAAGATTTAATCGCAGACTTACAGCAAGTTTTCGATTCGTTACGAGGTGAATTTGCATGA
- a CDS encoding cystathionine gamma-synthase (catalyzes the formation of cystathionine from L-cysteine and O-succinyl-L-homoserine) yields the protein MTNRIETALIHGAIREGYADKKGAVNVPMYLSSTFHQESIDEFGEYDYARSGNPTRAALEKAIAELEGGNRGFAFATGMAAVSACFMILSAGDHIVITEDVYGGTYRFVTKVLPRYGITHTFVDFTDTEAVKAAVRPETKLIYMETPSNPTLGITDIRAVIEIAKQHGALTFLDNTFMTPLHQKPLELGVDVVIHSATKFLSGHSDIVAGLVVTKDEALGNEIYFVQNSFGSVLGVQDCFTLIQNMKTTAVRFNEESRVAMRIAQFLHAHPLVEKVYYPGLPTHPGFEIHAAQATSAGAVLSFSLPNYDIAKAFVEAMKIPVFAVSLGGVESILSYPAKMSHAAMEPEERSKRGITDGLLRFSVGLENEDDLIEDFTQALEIANKIK from the coding sequence ATGACAAACCGTATTGAAACAGCATTAATACACGGGGCCATCCGTGAAGGCTATGCCGATAAAAAAGGCGCTGTAAACGTACCGATGTATTTATCATCGACTTTCCATCAGGAATCGATTGATGAATTTGGTGAATATGATTATGCGCGTTCAGGAAACCCGACACGTGCCGCATTGGAAAAGGCCATTGCCGAACTTGAAGGCGGTAATCGAGGGTTTGCATTTGCTACAGGTATGGCTGCTGTCTCTGCCTGCTTTATGATTTTATCTGCAGGCGACCATATTGTTATTACAGAAGACGTTTACGGTGGTACGTACCGTTTCGTTACAAAAGTATTGCCACGTTACGGTATTACGCATACATTTGTCGACTTCACTGACACGGAAGCAGTAAAAGCAGCAGTACGACCGGAAACGAAATTAATTTATATGGAAACACCTTCGAATCCTACATTAGGTATTACCGATATCCGTGCTGTGATAGAAATCGCGAAACAACATGGTGCGCTAACGTTTTTAGATAATACGTTTATGACACCGTTGCATCAAAAGCCGCTGGAGTTAGGTGTAGACGTTGTCATTCATTCTGCAACAAAGTTTTTATCGGGGCATTCCGATATAGTAGCTGGGCTTGTTGTAACGAAAGATGAAGCGCTCGGTAATGAAATTTATTTCGTGCAAAATTCATTCGGTTCTGTACTTGGTGTACAGGATTGCTTCACGCTCATTCAAAATATGAAAACAACTGCCGTACGTTTTAATGAAGAATCACGTGTTGCAATGCGGATCGCACAATTTTTACATGCACATCCATTAGTGGAAAAAGTATATTACCCTGGGCTCCCCACTCACCCAGGTTTTGAAATTCATGCGGCACAGGCAACTTCAGCGGGAGCGGTATTATCGTTTAGTTTACCGAACTATGACATTGCTAAAGCTTTTGTTGAAGCGATGAAAATCCCGGTATTTGCGGTTAGTCTTGGTGGTGTTGAATCGATCTTATCGTACCCAGCCAAAATGAGTCATGCGGCAATGGAACCGGAAGAACGCTCAAAACGCGGAATAACAGACGGTTTGCTGCGCTTTTCAGTCGGTTTGGAAAATGAAGATGATCTAATTGAAGACTTTACACAAGCATTGGAGATCGCAAATAAAATCAAGTAA
- a CDS encoding transcriptional regulator — translation MKSNTLGSLIWLRMMRFTHESNTLSNEFLKQFDLTTAKFDVLMQISLFEPIPQSELAQKVTVTQGGISRMLARLEQEQLIIRQQNWKTKYISLTEKGTELLNNAFDAQLAFQTSFFDETLTKEEQKTLYKLISRVQKNSEKRSK, via the coding sequence ATGAAAAGTAATACATTAGGCTCTCTCATTTGGCTGCGAATGATGCGCTTTACCCATGAAAGTAATACCCTTTCGAATGAATTTTTAAAGCAATTTGATTTAACTACGGCGAAATTCGATGTCCTAATGCAAATCTCTTTATTTGAACCGATTCCCCAATCGGAGCTTGCACAAAAAGTGACAGTAACACAAGGTGGAATTTCCCGTATGCTGGCACGACTTGAGCAAGAACAACTGATTATTAGACAGCAAAACTGGAAAACAAAATATATTTCATTAACTGAAAAAGGTACTGAACTTTTAAACAATGCGTTTGACGCCCAACTCGCCTTCCAGACCTCTTTTTTCGATGAAACATTAACGAAGGAAGAGCAAAAAACCCTATATAAATTAATCTCTCGTGTCCAAAAAAATAGCGAAAAGCGCAGTAAATAA
- a CDS encoding glyoxalase gives MYTIPGHHHISMITKNAQQNNKFYRDILGLRRVKVTVNQDDTSMYHLFYGDKTGSPGTELSFFEIPLVGRTHRGTNAITKIGLIVPSVDSLHYWVNRLDELGVKHEGIKTYAGRPSLLFEDEEGLRLALMAAPNTKVAHWETYEKSPIPVEHQFQGMGTVEITVKNKGKLIRTLTEIFGYELKTEDETTAILQSINGEMFGEIYIIEQDGPSEKPGRGSIHHLAIRVKNDEELAFWDEQVKARGFISSGIVDRFYFKSLYFRESNGILIEIATDGPGFLRDGDVKSLGEQLDLPDFLEPQRAEITAKLKPIL, from the coding sequence ATGTATACAATTCCAGGACATCATCATATTTCGATGATTACAAAGAATGCACAGCAAAACAACAAATTTTACCGTGATATTTTAGGATTACGCCGTGTTAAAGTGACAGTTAATCAGGATGACACATCAATGTACCATCTCTTTTATGGTGATAAAACAGGCAGTCCGGGTACAGAGCTTTCATTTTTTGAGATTCCTTTAGTCGGGCGGACGCACCGAGGCACAAATGCCATTACAAAAATCGGTCTGATTGTACCAAGTGTTGACAGCCTGCACTATTGGGTAAATCGATTGGATGAATTAGGTGTAAAACATGAAGGGATTAAAACATATGCCGGTCGCCCCTCCCTCCTCTTTGAAGATGAGGAAGGTTTGCGTTTGGCACTTATGGCTGCACCCAATACAAAGGTGGCACATTGGGAAACGTATGAAAAATCCCCGATTCCGGTTGAACATCAATTCCAAGGAATGGGTACTGTTGAGATAACTGTGAAAAATAAAGGGAAACTGATTCGAACATTAACTGAAATTTTTGGCTATGAATTGAAAACAGAGGATGAAACGACTGCCATTCTCCAATCAATCAATGGTGAAATGTTTGGGGAAATTTACATTATTGAACAGGATGGACCATCGGAAAAACCTGGTCGCGGCAGTATTCACCATTTAGCCATCCGAGTAAAAAATGATGAAGAATTGGCGTTTTGGGATGAACAAGTAAAAGCGCGAGGATTTATCTCATCCGGCATTGTTGACCGATTCTATTTTAAAAGCTTATATTTCCGTGAGTCGAACGGGATTTTAATTGAGATTGCGACAGATGGACCAGGCTTTTTACGCGACGGCGATGTGAAGTCGCTCGGGGAACAATTGGATTTACCGGATTTTTTAGAACCTCAGCGTGCGGAAATTACAGCAAAATTAAAGCCAATTTTATAA
- a CDS encoding luciferase — protein MEQYRINEKNGMEFGLYTLGDHIPNPLTGSRISAQQRIQEIIEASQLAEQAGIEVFAVGESHQQYFTTQAHTVVLGAIAQATKSIKLASSATVLSVADPVRVYEDFATIDLLSNGRAEIVAGRGSRVGAHELFGVSLRDYEEIFEEKLALLKQLNDNTVVNYNGKFRPALKDAHILPQPLNGSIPIWRAVGGPPGSAIKAGYMGIPMMLTTLGGPSINFKASVDAYREAADRNGFDAASLPIATTSLFYVAETEKEAVDGMHPHLSGGFQAIRGQGYPRWQVEQAPQVEDALMVGSPNQIIEKILYQYELFGMQRFMAQIDFGGVPFDKVMKNIELIGNEIIPAIKKYTAK, from the coding sequence ATGGAACAATATCGAATCAATGAAAAAAACGGGATGGAATTTGGTCTTTATACATTAGGTGACCACATTCCAAATCCTTTAACTGGTTCACGCATTTCTGCACAGCAGCGAATTCAGGAAATTATCGAAGCAAGTCAATTAGCAGAACAGGCAGGAATCGAAGTATTTGCAGTCGGTGAAAGTCATCAGCAATATTTTACAACACAGGCGCATACAGTCGTACTTGGTGCGATCGCCCAGGCAACAAAAAGCATCAAACTGGCAAGCTCTGCGACGGTATTAAGTGTGGCGGATCCAGTTCGTGTTTACGAGGATTTTGCGACAATCGATTTACTTTCAAATGGCCGTGCAGAAATTGTTGCAGGACGCGGCTCAAGGGTGGGGGCACATGAGCTGTTCGGGGTTAGTCTGCGTGACTACGAAGAAATTTTTGAGGAAAAGCTCGCTTTGCTTAAACAGTTAAATGATAATACGGTTGTTAACTATAACGGAAAATTCCGTCCTGCTTTAAAAGATGCACATATTTTACCTCAACCTTTAAATGGCTCGATTCCGATTTGGCGTGCTGTTGGCGGACCTCCCGGAAGTGCGATTAAAGCTGGCTATATGGGAATTCCAATGATGCTGACAACATTAGGCGGACCTTCAATTAACTTTAAAGCTTCTGTTGATGCATACCGTGAAGCCGCAGATCGCAACGGATTTGATGCTGCATCTTTACCGATTGCAACGACGAGTTTGTTTTATGTTGCGGAAACGGAAAAAGAAGCGGTTGACGGGATGCACCCGCATTTAAGCGGTGGTTTCCAGGCAATTCGCGGTCAAGGCTATCCGCGCTGGCAAGTGGAACAGGCACCTCAAGTGGAAGATGCACTCATGGTAGGTAGTCCGAACCAAATTATCGAAAAGATACTGTACCAATATGAATTGTTCGGCATGCAGCGTTTCATGGCCCAAATCGATTTTGGCGGTGTGCCGTTTGATAAAGTAATGAAAAATATTGAACTGATTGGTAACGAGATCATCCCTGCGATTAAAAAGTATACTGCGAAATAA
- a CDS encoding 3-hydroxybutyryl-CoA dehydrogenase (converts (S)-3-hydroxybutanoyl-CoA to 3-acetoacetyl-CoA) has translation MNYKKVTIVGSGVLGSQIAFQSAFFGFEVSVYDINEDAITKAKQRMATLKTTYGEYFQDVDRAEKASNSLKFYSDLGEATKDADLVIEAVPERIEIKQNFYEKLGKVAPENTVFASNSSTLLPSQFAEFTGRPEKFLALHFANSIWQNNTAEVMGHPGTDRQYVEQVADFARNIGMIPFVLKKEQPGYILNSLLVPFLSAAMELWVKDIADPQTIDKNWMVSTGSPRGPFAIYDIVGMETPYNLNLMRAEHDPGAKLVAEKIKCEMIDQGKMGVSTGEGFYKYPNPAYMDPDFLKSN, from the coding sequence ATGAATTATAAAAAGGTTACAATTGTGGGCAGCGGTGTATTAGGAAGCCAAATCGCTTTCCAGTCTGCTTTTTTCGGATTTGAAGTAAGTGTTTATGATATTAATGAAGACGCAATTACTAAAGCAAAACAGCGGATGGCAACATTAAAAACAACATATGGCGAATATTTTCAAGACGTTGACCGTGCAGAAAAAGCATCTAACAGTCTTAAGTTTTACTCCGATTTAGGAGAGGCGACAAAAGATGCAGATCTTGTTATTGAAGCAGTGCCGGAACGTATAGAGATCAAACAGAACTTTTATGAAAAGCTCGGGAAAGTGGCACCTGAAAATACAGTCTTTGCTTCCAATTCCTCAACATTATTACCGAGTCAATTTGCTGAGTTTACTGGCCGTCCGGAAAAGTTCCTGGCCCTGCATTTTGCGAACTCGATTTGGCAAAACAATACTGCGGAAGTAATGGGGCATCCCGGAACAGATAGGCAGTATGTGGAACAAGTGGCAGATTTCGCACGGAATATCGGTATGATTCCGTTTGTACTGAAAAAAGAGCAGCCAGGCTATATTCTTAATTCTTTATTAGTACCGTTTTTATCTGCTGCAATGGAACTTTGGGTGAAAGATATAGCAGATCCCCAAACGATAGATAAAAACTGGATGGTTTCAACTGGCTCGCCACGCGGACCATTTGCAATATATGATATTGTAGGAATGGAAACACCATATAACTTAAATTTAATGCGTGCAGAACACGATCCTGGAGCTAAATTAGTAGCTGAAAAAATTAAATGTGAAATGATCGATCAAGGTAAAATGGGTGTTTCAACAGGCGAAGGCTTCTACAAATACCCGAATCCGGCCTACATGGATCCTGACTTTTTAAAATCGAATTAA
- a CDS encoding FMN reductase (NADPH), which yields MTKAVLINGGNSVTSRLTGVQQSIESLLEQYGISHETIQVHQLPAEDLITANYASETIAKEIVKVGEADIVFFLTPIYKGSYTGILKTFIDLLPQKGLDNKAVVPVAIGGSIAHLLALEYSLKPVLSILGATTISSPIYIVDSQVTKTDTGFIVEEAAKERIEKVWESVAPKSKVTV from the coding sequence ATGACAAAAGCAGTTTTAATTAATGGTGGAAACAGTGTGACATCCCGATTAACAGGCGTACAGCAATCGATTGAATCATTGCTTGAGCAGTATGGTATTTCGCATGAAACAATTCAGGTTCATCAATTGCCTGCGGAAGATTTAATTACTGCGAACTATGCGAGTGAAACGATTGCAAAAGAAATTGTCAAAGTAGGGGAGGCAGATATCGTATTTTTCCTCACACCGATTTATAAAGGCTCCTATACTGGTATTTTAAAAACATTTATTGATTTGCTGCCGCAAAAAGGCCTGGATAACAAAGCCGTCGTACCAGTTGCAATCGGCGGATCGATCGCACATTTATTGGCATTGGAATATTCATTGAAGCCGGTACTTTCTATTTTAGGAGCGACAACAATTTCAAGTCCAATTTATATCGTTGATTCACAAGTAACAAAAACGGACACTGGCTTTATAGTGGAAGAAGCAGCAAAAGAACGCATCGAAAAGGTATGGGAAAGTGTTGCACCTAAAAGTAAAGTAACTGTATAA
- a CDS encoding nitrilotriacetate monooxygenase: MTKKQMKLGVFLMGTGHHIASWRHPDAQADASENVEFFKEVAVKAEQGKLDMLFLSDGLSFNELSHPAEQVRFEPLTLLSVLSTVTKNIGLTATASTTYNEPFHIARKFSSLDHLSGGRAAWNIVTSYYSAEASNFNKDQLLDHSLRYDRADEFVEVVKGLWDSYEDDALARNKQTGEYITKGKLHTLNHKGEYYAVRGPLNSSRPPQGRPVLVQAGSSEAGTTLAAQQADVIFTAQQTLEDARQFYKILKDKAVAAGRDRDDIKIMPGVSIYVAETKEKAYAKYEELQQLITPEIGLDFLADYLGVDLSKHDLDGLLPKDIPPTNGNRSRQKLIIELAERENLTIRELYLRIAGSRGHRIIFGSPSEIADQLIEWVDQEAADGFNLMPPYFPGGFTDFIDLVIPELQKRGVFRKEYEGKTLRENLGLKQVPSRYTLQNI; encoded by the coding sequence ATGACAAAAAAACAAATGAAATTAGGCGTATTTTTAATGGGTACAGGGCATCACATCGCTTCATGGCGTCATCCGGATGCACAGGCTGACGCAAGCGAGAATGTAGAATTTTTTAAAGAAGTTGCTGTCAAAGCCGAGCAAGGTAAATTAGATATGCTGTTTTTAAGTGATGGTTTATCATTTAATGAACTTTCACACCCGGCAGAGCAAGTTCGCTTTGAACCACTTACATTACTAAGTGTTTTATCCACGGTGACTAAAAATATCGGTTTAACCGCTACTGCTTCAACTACGTACAATGAGCCATTTCACATTGCACGTAAGTTTTCATCGCTTGACCATTTAAGCGGGGGGCGTGCTGCATGGAATATTGTAACAAGTTACTATTCAGCAGAAGCGAGCAACTTTAACAAGGACCAGCTTCTGGATCATTCTCTGCGTTATGATCGGGCAGACGAATTTGTGGAAGTAGTAAAAGGTCTATGGGATTCTTATGAAGATGATGCATTGGCACGTAATAAACAGACAGGTGAATATATTACAAAAGGGAAGCTGCACACGTTAAACCATAAAGGTGAATATTACGCAGTTCGTGGTCCGTTAAATTCATCGCGTCCACCTCAAGGAAGACCGGTTTTAGTACAGGCAGGATCATCGGAAGCCGGTACCACACTTGCGGCACAGCAAGCAGATGTTATTTTTACTGCACAGCAGACGCTTGAAGATGCACGACAATTTTATAAAATACTGAAAGACAAGGCAGTTGCTGCAGGACGTGACCGCGATGATATCAAAATCATGCCGGGCGTGTCGATTTATGTAGCGGAAACGAAAGAAAAAGCTTATGCCAAATATGAAGAACTGCAACAGTTAATTACACCGGAAATAGGCTTGGACTTTTTAGCAGACTACTTAGGGGTGGATCTGTCGAAACATGACCTGGATGGCCTATTGCCGAAAGATATCCCTCCGACAAATGGTAACCGCAGCCGTCAGAAGCTGATCATCGAACTGGCGGAACGTGAAAACCTGACAATTCGTGAATTGTATTTGCGTATCGCCGGATCACGCGGTCATCGCATTATATTTGGTTCGCCTAGTGAAATAGCCGATCAGTTAATTGAGTGGGTAGATCAGGAAGCGGCAGATGGCTTTAACTTAATGCCTCCGTATTTCCCGGGCGGCTTTACCGATTTTATTGATTTAGTCATTCCTGAGCTTCAAAAGCGCGGGGTATTCCGTAAAGAATATGAAGGCAAAACGCTACGTGAAAACTTAGGCTTAAAACAAGTTCCATCCCGTTATACTTTACAAAATATTTAG
- a CDS encoding alkanesulfonate monooxygenase — MTKVEFITMAPTSGDSEYVGNQTSNKGAQTWSGVGVDSDREPSVEYITKVAQAAEKAGFSTLLLPIGGSCVDSLVAASHLTAHTKTLNYLIAVRPGSTAPTQLAKQYSSVNYWSNNRVFVNVVTGGAPKELENDGDFLSHTDRYKRTREYIEILKRLFNGETFDYNGEFYTLKGANLPLPVKNAPPIFFGGSSPIAKEVATDVADVYMLWGETLETTKQELDSVVKLAKEKNRDLSYSVSFQVVLGETEEAAFENANKIISQVDPEVLEAKHANTVSNGAVGVSRLHQLMLESKDNNFVIAPNIWAGLTQVLSGNSIALVGTPQQVAERIVEFVDLGFDKVLLRGFPHLEVIEEIGEKVIPLVHEILAKREEQLV; from the coding sequence ATGACAAAAGTAGAGTTTATTACGATGGCGCCAACTTCGGGCGATAGTGAATATGTAGGAAACCAAACGTCAAACAAAGGTGCACAAACATGGTCAGGTGTCGGCGTTGATTCTGATCGTGAACCTTCTGTGGAGTATATTACAAAAGTTGCACAGGCAGCTGAAAAAGCAGGCTTTTCAACATTACTGTTACCGATTGGCGGAAGCTGTGTAGATTCCTTGGTTGCTGCATCGCATTTGACAGCACATACAAAGACATTGAATTATCTGATTGCGGTTCGACCTGGTTCTACTGCCCCTACACAACTGGCAAAACAGTACTCATCAGTAAATTACTGGTCGAATAACCGTGTATTTGTCAATGTCGTAACAGGCGGTGCACCAAAAGAACTTGAGAATGACGGGGATTTCTTATCACATACAGATCGTTACAAGCGTACACGTGAGTATATTGAAATTTTAAAACGTCTGTTTAACGGGGAAACGTTTGATTATAATGGCGAGTTTTACACATTAAAAGGAGCGAACTTACCATTGCCTGTTAAAAATGCGCCACCAATTTTCTTCGGTGGTTCATCACCAATTGCAAAAGAAGTTGCAACAGATGTGGCTGACGTATATATGCTTTGGGGTGAAACATTGGAAACGACAAAACAAGAGCTTGATTCGGTTGTTAAACTGGCAAAAGAAAAAAATCGCGATCTTTCTTACAGTGTTTCATTCCAGGTCGTTTTAGGTGAAACAGAAGAAGCTGCGTTTGAAAATGCAAACAAAATTATTAGCCAAGTCGACCCTGAAGTATTGGAAGCAAAACATGCTAATACAGTAAGCAACGGAGCAGTAGGTGTGAGCCGCCTTCATCAGTTAATGCTTGAGTCTAAAGACAATAATTTTGTGATTGCCCCGAATATTTGGGCAGGGTTAACGCAAGTTTTATCAGGCAATTCGATTGCGCTGGTCGGGACACCACAGCAAGTAGCTGAGCGGATTGTGGAGTTTGTCGATTTAGGTTTTGATAAAGTACTGCTGCGTGGTTTCCCTCATTTGGAGGTCATTGAAGAGATTGGTGAAAAGGTCATTCCACTAGTTCATGAAATATTAGCTAAACGCGAAGAACAGTTAGTATAG
- a CDS encoding chemotaxis protein CheY, translating to MAIAVVVNDEGIVTPIVEGTILRIIQQDHSVEDLRNPALDLTEGRRGATLRKAIELGATTFVAPPETFCELSYKKAQEEQISFINIPANQTFSQVAEQLKSGTIQQTNELPADEVVASAPVTK from the coding sequence ATGGCGATTGCAGTTGTAGTAAATGATGAAGGTATTGTAACACCGATTGTGGAAGGAACGATTTTACGTATTATTCAGCAGGACCATTCTGTGGAAGACTTGCGCAATCCGGCACTCGATTTAACTGAAGGACGCCGTGGCGCTACATTACGTAAGGCAATTGAACTGGGAGCGACAACTTTTGTAGCACCACCTGAAACTTTCTGCGAATTATCTTACAAAAAAGCACAAGAAGAGCAAATTTCGTTTATTAACATTCCGGCAAATCAAACTTTTTCACAAGTGGCAGAGCAGTTGAAATCAGGCACTATTCAACAAACAAACGAATTACCGGCTGATGAAGTAGTAGCTAGTGCACCGGTTACAAAATAA